The proteins below are encoded in one region of Brevundimonas fontaquae:
- a CDS encoding N-acetylmuramoyl-L-alanine amidase: MTSYIDAPSPNFDARRAPPDMLVLHYTGMQTGEAALARLRDPEAKVSAHYLVEEDGRVFRLVPEERRAWHAGRGVWQGEDDCNAASIGIEIVNPGHEFGYRAFPEAQIAAVIALISDIRSRWTIADNRIIAHSDLAPDRKEDPGELFPWKRLAEAGHGLWFEPAAERVQALGGLLQKSDQGIGPMVLSAGLHRLGYGLKASGDYDAAVETAVRAFQRHWRPAHVDGVADGETRARLVGLLQLASAESVTGVLN; this comes from the coding sequence ATGACGTCCTACATCGACGCGCCTTCGCCCAACTTCGACGCGCGCCGTGCGCCGCCGGACATGCTGGTGTTGCACTACACCGGCATGCAGACCGGCGAGGCCGCTCTGGCCCGCCTGCGCGACCCCGAGGCCAAGGTTTCGGCCCACTATCTGGTCGAGGAAGACGGCCGCGTCTTTCGGCTGGTGCCCGAGGAGCGCCGCGCCTGGCACGCCGGTCGCGGCGTCTGGCAGGGCGAGGACGACTGCAACGCCGCCTCCATCGGCATCGAGATCGTCAATCCTGGCCATGAGTTCGGCTATCGCGCCTTCCCCGAAGCCCAGATTGCGGCCGTCATCGCCCTGATCTCCGATATTCGCAGCCGCTGGACCATCGCCGACAACCGCATCATCGCCCATTCCGACCTGGCGCCGGATCGCAAGGAAGATCCGGGCGAACTCTTCCCCTGGAAACGTCTGGCAGAGGCTGGGCACGGCCTGTGGTTCGAACCGGCGGCCGAACGGGTGCAGGCCTTGGGCGGCCTCCTGCAGAAAAGCGATCAGGGCATCGGCCCGATGGTGCTCAGCGCCGGCCTGCATCGGCTGGGCTACGGCCTGAAGGCCAGCGGCGACTACGACGCCGCCGTCGAAACCGCCGTTCGCGCCTTCCAGCGTCATTGGCGCCCGGCCCACGTCGACGGCGTCGCCGACGGCGAAACCCGCGCCCGCCTGGTCGGCCTGCTCCAACTGGCCAGCGCCGAGAGTGTCACGGGCGTGCTCAACTAG
- a CDS encoding type II toxin-antitoxin system RelE/ParE family toxin — MSGPYQVGFTARARVDLLAVRRWLYQPGSGLRARLRSARITRAIVELQFTPFRWPEGDVAGVRERPVEGHRILYRIDDGNRTISIIRVFGPFQDRSEP, encoded by the coding sequence ATGAGTGGGCCTTATCAGGTCGGCTTCACCGCTCGGGCGCGCGTCGATCTGCTGGCGGTGCGGCGCTGGCTATATCAGCCTGGGAGCGGCCTGAGGGCGCGCTTGCGATCCGCCCGCATCACGCGCGCAATTGTCGAACTGCAGTTCACACCGTTCAGATGGCCCGAGGGCGATGTCGCAGGCGTTCGAGAACGCCCCGTCGAGGGCCATCGCATCTTGTATCGGATCGACGACGGGAACCGCACCATTTCGATCATCCGCGTCTTCGGGCCCTTCCAAGACCGATCCGAACCCTAG
- a CDS encoding division/cell wall cluster transcriptional repressor MraZ, translating to MFLSTYEKQLDGKRRLLIPNDFRTTENGAAGGVFIFPSIEADCLEAGGDRLFAVYAEMIEALPFGSEERSALEWQVMGEQVRLAYDSGGRITLPEALCAEAGLGDTVVIVGLNDRFQIWSREKWAARRAEQRALAKAGMAQIGALKLAAQMKLAGGGS from the coding sequence GTGTTTCTCTCGACCTATGAGAAGCAGCTGGACGGCAAGCGCCGTCTCCTCATCCCCAACGATTTCCGCACGACCGAAAACGGCGCCGCTGGCGGCGTGTTCATCTTCCCTTCGATCGAGGCCGACTGTCTGGAAGCGGGCGGCGACCGCCTGTTCGCCGTCTATGCCGAAATGATCGAAGCCCTGCCGTTCGGCTCCGAGGAGCGTTCGGCGCTGGAGTGGCAGGTGATGGGCGAGCAGGTGCGTCTGGCCTACGATTCCGGCGGTCGGATCACCTTGCCTGAGGCGCTGTGCGCCGAGGCGGGTTTGGGCGACACCGTCGTCATCGTCGGCCTGAACGACCGCTTCCAGATCTGGTCGCGAGAAAAATGGGCGGCCCGCCGCGCCGAACAGCGCGCCTTGGCCAAGGCCGGCATGGCCCAGATCGGCGCCCTGAAACTGGCGGCCCAGATGAAGCTGGCTGGAGGCGGATCGTGA
- the rsmH gene encoding 16S rRNA (cytosine(1402)-N(4))-methyltransferase RsmH — protein sequence MTDAPHAPVLLAEVIEALAPAPGDVVIDATFGAGGYTRAILKTGAQVVALDRDPTVQLHADAVASDFPGQFQLIRTPFSGLAQAFADSGKAKLDGAVFDIGVSSMQLDQAERGFSFMRDGPLDMRMSDEGATAADIVNTWDHGPLAHIFKLYGEERQSGRVATAILRRRVEQSFTRTLDLAEVVEKALGGRRGAPIHPATRVFQALRIAVNDELGELERGLEAAEATLAPGGRLAVVTFHSLEDRIVKAFLTERTGNSPAGSRHAPMAVDPRKPSFTLQFKGAREAGDEERSTNPRARSAKLRAAVRTDAPAWGKMAGRAAA from the coding sequence GTGACTGACGCTCCCCACGCCCCCGTCCTGCTGGCCGAGGTGATCGAGGCCCTGGCGCCCGCGCCCGGCGACGTCGTGATCGACGCCACCTTCGGCGCCGGCGGCTACACTCGCGCCATCCTGAAAACGGGCGCCCAGGTCGTCGCCCTGGATCGCGACCCGACGGTCCAGCTGCACGCCGACGCCGTCGCCAGCGACTTCCCTGGCCAGTTCCAGCTGATCCGCACCCCCTTCTCGGGTCTGGCTCAGGCGTTCGCCGACAGCGGCAAGGCGAAGCTGGACGGCGCCGTCTTCGACATTGGCGTCTCGTCGATGCAGCTGGATCAGGCCGAGCGCGGCTTCTCCTTCATGCGCGACGGTCCGCTGGACATGCGCATGTCCGATGAAGGCGCGACCGCCGCCGACATCGTCAATACCTGGGACCACGGTCCCCTGGCCCACATTTTCAAACTGTATGGCGAAGAGCGCCAGTCGGGCCGCGTCGCCACCGCCATCCTGCGTCGCCGCGTCGAACAGTCGTTCACCCGCACCCTGGATCTGGCCGAGGTGGTCGAAAAGGCCCTGGGCGGCCGTCGCGGCGCGCCCATCCATCCGGCGACGCGGGTGTTCCAGGCCCTGCGCATCGCGGTCAACGACGAACTGGGCGAGCTGGAGCGCGGTCTGGAGGCGGCCGAGGCGACGCTCGCCCCCGGTGGACGCCTCGCCGTCGTCACCTTCCATTCGCTGGAAGACCGCATCGTCAAGGCCTTCCTGACCGAGCGCACGGGCAACAGCCCCGCAGGTTCGCGTCATGCGCCGATGGCCGTCGATCCGCGCAAGCCCAGCTTCACGCTTCAGTTCAAGGGCGCGCGCGAGGCGGGCGACGAAGAGCGTTCCACCAACCCCCGCGCCCGCTCGGCCAAGCTGCGCGCCGCCGTCCGCACCGACGCCCCCGCCTGGGGCAAGATGGCGGGGAGGGCTGCGGCATGA
- the ftsL gene encoding cell division protein FtsL: MTTAPFFTYSRTALQRLFDWKVRGVRWVEIIGVALVAIMIVSVYAAKAAAARESSRIAQIEQDIRENGQRVRLLRAEVARLEQPARLESLSRQIGMAPVAVARQAKEGQLTALKPVPAQPAASAPAAAPAPTAVADDAPVPTPSPEPAQ; encoded by the coding sequence ATGACCACGGCGCCCTTCTTCACCTATTCCCGCACCGCCCTTCAGCGCCTGTTCGACTGGAAGGTGCGGGGCGTGCGCTGGGTCGAGATCATCGGCGTGGCCCTGGTCGCGATCATGATCGTGTCGGTCTATGCCGCCAAGGCCGCCGCAGCGCGTGAGAGCAGCCGCATCGCCCAGATCGAACAGGACATCCGTGAGAACGGACAGCGCGTCCGCCTGCTGCGCGCCGAGGTCGCCCGGCTGGAGCAGCCCGCCCGTCTGGAAAGCCTGTCTCGCCAGATCGGCATGGCGCCCGTCGCGGTCGCCCGTCAGGCCAAGGAAGGTCAGCTGACCGCCCTTAAACCCGTCCCCGCTCAACCCGCCGCATCTGCTCCCGCAGCCGCGCCGGCGCCCACCGCCGTCGCCGATGACGCACCCGTCCCAACGCCTTCGCCGGAGCCGGCGCAATGA
- a CDS encoding peptidoglycan D,D-transpeptidase FtsI family protein — MSVQDHRYHRPAPGADFQERLQGRLSPFWRWLTELVWRLEHGFERARADARPEEDTRVRIFLILIVFSCVFGGLAIGASYKALFAPANGLGRGVNPNALVRGDLTDRNGELLATNIVHYGLYIDPAEIWDRDLAYRQIRRALPRISAERLKRVLGGDRRLIALTGLTPQEKAAVHDLALGGVTFEPEDRRAYPLGTSAVHLIGDADTGGQGVSGAELAFNDEIRAAGQRGEAFPLSIDLRVQGVLENELAAAAIKNQAKGAVGIVTDVQTGEVLGMASWPTFNSADRGAAPDGATLNRAVSGHYEMGSVFKTFTVAAGLDTGRADMNTLFDASQAFQIGDRKIKDFHAQNRVMTLEEVYLHSSNIGTSQLAVQMGPNTMRDYFRRLGLLDAAKIELKESAKPVVPRRWDNSTLASLSFGYGIMITPAQMVQAMGALTNGGRMIPLSLRKGGARNVQPQQVVTEETSRAILDLLRRNVVKGSGGFADAPGLRVGGKTGSANKLVGGRYDPSHALGSFAAVFPVDGPLNGKRYAILIVMDEPGTYPKTGAYVAAPAVHNIADRIAGFLGVERRDDRWRTASGEKIPQYQDVAGDGL; from the coding sequence ATGAGCGTTCAGGATCATCGCTATCACCGCCCCGCGCCGGGCGCCGATTTCCAGGAACGGCTGCAAGGCCGCCTGTCGCCCTTCTGGCGCTGGCTGACGGAACTGGTCTGGCGGCTGGAGCACGGCTTCGAGCGCGCCCGCGCCGACGCTCGCCCGGAAGAGGACACGCGCGTCCGCATCTTCCTGATCCTGATCGTCTTTTCCTGCGTCTTCGGCGGCCTGGCCATCGGCGCATCGTATAAGGCCCTGTTCGCCCCGGCCAACGGCCTGGGACGCGGCGTCAATCCGAACGCCCTGGTGCGCGGCGACCTGACGGACCGCAATGGCGAGCTTCTGGCCACCAACATCGTCCACTACGGCCTCTACATCGACCCGGCCGAGATCTGGGATCGCGATCTGGCCTATCGCCAGATCCGCCGCGCCCTGCCGCGCATCTCGGCTGAGCGTCTGAAAAGGGTGCTGGGCGGCGACCGTCGTCTGATCGCCCTGACTGGCCTGACGCCTCAGGAAAAGGCCGCCGTCCACGACCTGGCGCTGGGCGGCGTCACCTTCGAGCCCGAGGACCGTCGCGCCTATCCGCTGGGAACCTCGGCCGTCCACCTGATCGGCGACGCCGACACGGGCGGGCAGGGCGTCTCGGGCGCCGAGCTGGCCTTCAACGACGAGATCCGCGCGGCGGGTCAGCGCGGCGAGGCCTTCCCCCTGTCCATCGACCTGCGCGTGCAGGGCGTGCTGGAAAACGAACTCGCCGCCGCCGCGATCAAGAACCAAGCCAAGGGCGCCGTCGGCATCGTCACCGACGTCCAGACCGGCGAGGTGCTGGGCATGGCGTCCTGGCCGACCTTCAACTCGGCCGATCGCGGCGCGGCGCCCGACGGCGCCACCCTGAACCGCGCCGTCTCGGGCCACTACGAAATGGGCTCGGTGTTCAAGACCTTCACCGTCGCCGCCGGCCTCGACACCGGTCGGGCCGACATGAACACCCTGTTCGACGCCTCCCAGGCCTTCCAGATCGGCGATCGCAAGATCAAGGACTTTCACGCCCAGAACCGGGTGATGACCCTGGAAGAGGTCTATCTGCACTCCTCCAACATCGGCACGTCGCAACTGGCGGTGCAGATGGGCCCCAACACCATGCGCGACTATTTCCGCCGCCTGGGCCTGCTGGACGCCGCAAAGATTGAGCTGAAGGAATCGGCCAAGCCCGTCGTGCCGCGTCGCTGGGACAACTCGACCCTGGCGTCGCTGTCCTTCGGCTACGGCATCATGATCACCCCGGCCCAGATGGTTCAGGCCATGGGCGCCCTGACCAACGGCGGTCGGATGATCCCGCTGTCGCTGCGCAAGGGCGGCGCCCGCAACGTCCAGCCGCAACAGGTCGTCACCGAAGAGACCTCGCGCGCCATTCTCGACCTGCTGCGTCGCAACGTCGTCAAGGGTTCGGGCGGCTTCGCCGATGCGCCGGGCCTGCGAGTCGGCGGCAAGACGGGCTCGGCCAACAAACTGGTCGGGGGTCGCTACGACCCCAGCCACGCCCTGGGCTCCTTCGCGGCGGTCTTCCCCGTCGACGGCCCGCTGAACGGCAAGCGCTACGCCATCCTGATCGTGATGGACGAGCCGGGGACCTATCCCAAGACCGGCGCCTATGTCGCTGCGCCCGCCGTGCACAATATCGCCGACCGCATCGCCGGCTTCCTGGGCGTCGAACGCCGCGACGACCGCTGGCGCACGGCCTCGGGCGAGAAGATCCCGCAGTATCAGGACGTGGCGGGGGACGGGCTTTGA
- a CDS encoding UDP-N-acetylmuramoyl-L-alanyl-D-glutamate--2,6-diaminopimelate ligase, whose product MSALHLSDLLRRDVSSDPVITGVTADSRKVSPGALFVALPGTAADGRAFIPQALAQGAAAVLAPTDTPDGAAPVLVTSGDVRRAYAIAARGFYGAQPETCVAVTGTNGKTSVATFCRQIWAGIGHKSASMGTLGVIGQKGVKTYALTGPGLTSPDAAEAARLMAELAAKDVTHVALEASSHGIDQRRLDGVALKAAAFTNLTQDHLDYHGTMADYRAAKMRLFETLLPRGRTAVLNADSDAYSVFASASIMAGLGVMGVGERGRDLTLIGRRATPEGQRLTIDVRGDIREILLPLAGAFQASNALVAAGLCIAAGDPADAVIGALEGLTGAQGRLQRIDGGIEGRGEVYVDYAHTPDGLETVLNALRPHATGRLIVVFGAGGDRDRGKRPLMGEIAGRLADIAIVTDDNPRSEDAAAIRAQVRAGCPDGIEIGDRRAAIEAAVEMMRDGDVVVIAGKGHEQGQIVAGVTHPFDDATVASEALSLYA is encoded by the coding sequence TTGAGCGCGCTTCACCTGTCCGACCTGCTGCGCCGCGACGTGTCCTCGGACCCCGTCATCACCGGCGTCACCGCCGACAGCCGCAAGGTCTCGCCCGGCGCCCTGTTCGTCGCCCTGCCGGGCACGGCCGCCGACGGCCGCGCCTTCATCCCCCAGGCGCTGGCGCAAGGGGCCGCTGCGGTTCTGGCGCCGACCGACACGCCGGATGGTGCGGCGCCCGTTCTGGTCACCTCGGGCGACGTGCGCCGGGCCTACGCCATCGCCGCGCGCGGCTTCTACGGCGCCCAACCCGAGACCTGCGTCGCCGTCACCGGCACCAACGGCAAGACTTCGGTCGCCACCTTCTGCCGCCAGATCTGGGCCGGGATCGGCCACAAGTCCGCCAGCATGGGCACGCTAGGCGTCATCGGCCAGAAGGGCGTCAAGACCTACGCCCTGACCGGCCCCGGCCTGACCAGCCCCGACGCCGCCGAGGCCGCGCGCCTGATGGCCGAACTGGCCGCCAAGGACGTGACCCACGTCGCGCTGGAGGCCTCGTCCCACGGCATCGATCAGCGCCGCCTGGATGGAGTCGCCTTGAAGGCCGCCGCCTTCACCAACCTGACCCAGGACCACCTCGATTATCACGGCACCATGGCGGACTACCGCGCCGCCAAGATGCGCCTGTTCGAAACCCTGCTGCCGCGCGGCCGCACCGCCGTGCTGAACGCCGATTCCGACGCCTATTCGGTCTTCGCCTCGGCCTCGATCATGGCGGGCCTGGGCGTCATGGGCGTGGGCGAGCGCGGTCGCGACCTGACCCTGATCGGCCGTCGCGCGACGCCTGAGGGCCAGCGTCTGACCATCGACGTGCGCGGCGACATCCGCGAAATCCTGCTGCCGCTGGCCGGCGCGTTTCAGGCGTCCAACGCCCTGGTAGCGGCCGGTCTGTGCATCGCCGCCGGCGATCCTGCCGACGCCGTCATCGGCGCGCTGGAAGGCCTGACCGGCGCGCAAGGCCGCCTCCAACGCATCGACGGCGGCATAGAAGGCCGGGGCGAGGTCTATGTCGACTACGCCCACACGCCCGACGGGCTTGAGACGGTGCTGAACGCGCTGCGTCCGCACGCGACCGGCCGACTGATCGTCGTCTTCGGCGCCGGCGGCGATCGCGATCGTGGCAAGCGTCCCCTGATGGGCGAGATCGCCGGGCGTCTGGCCGACATCGCCATCGTCACCGACGACAATCCGCGTTCCGAAGACGCCGCCGCCATCCGCGCCCAGGTCCGCGCCGGCTGCCCGGACGGGATCGAGATCGGCGACCGCCGCGCCGCCATCGAGGCCGCCGTCGAAATGATGCGTGACGGGGATGTGGTGGTCATCGCCGGAAAAGGGCATGAACAGGGTCAGATCGTCGCGGGCGTGACCCACCCCTTCGACGACGCCACTGTCGCGTCCGAGGCCCTGTCTCTCTATGCCTGA
- a CDS encoding UDP-N-acetylmuramoyl-tripeptide--D-alanyl-D-alanine ligase, with protein sequence MPEHSARPLWSAAEVAAATGGVLQGDDRPITGLTYNSREIVPGDLFLALKGERDGHQFASGAFASGAAAALVEHPVEGGPCVVVPDTLRGLEALGVAARERAPHVKRGAVTGSVGKTSVTQAIKAGLDLAGPAHGSIKSYNNHIGVPLTLARMPVETQRAVFEIGMNAPGEIAPLSRFVAPHAACVTTVGPVHIEAFADGEAGVAREKATIFQGLVPGGAAVANGDVAFSAILCDAAKAVGARLLTFGSDAGHDARLLDFRPDAEGAAVAAELFGRRIDYRLAQSGAHWGLNSLCVLLMLDALDVSLETGLEALAGVQPLAGRGQTRTVTTPDGAFTLIDESYNANPLSMAAGFKTLGARSTSGRRVVVLTDMLELGEQSRDLHEGLAGPIDAAGLDLVHAAGLEMRWLYDALPVSRRGVWRATAAELAAEAALLVAPGDIVMVKGSNGSKASLVAKALADLQGRDTPPATR encoded by the coding sequence ATGCCTGAACACTCCGCCCGCCCGCTCTGGTCGGCCGCCGAAGTCGCCGCCGCCACGGGGGGCGTGCTGCAGGGCGACGATCGCCCGATCACGGGCCTGACCTACAACAGCCGCGAGATCGTCCCCGGCGATCTGTTTCTGGCGCTCAAGGGCGAACGCGACGGGCATCAGTTCGCCAGCGGCGCCTTCGCATCGGGCGCTGCGGCCGCCCTAGTCGAACACCCGGTTGAAGGCGGCCCGTGCGTCGTCGTGCCCGACACCTTGCGCGGCCTCGAAGCCCTGGGCGTCGCCGCCCGCGAGCGCGCGCCCCATGTGAAGCGCGGCGCCGTCACCGGCAGCGTCGGCAAGACCAGCGTCACCCAGGCGATCAAGGCGGGCCTCGACCTCGCCGGTCCCGCCCACGGCTCGATCAAGAGCTACAACAACCACATTGGCGTGCCCCTGACGCTGGCCCGGATGCCGGTCGAGACCCAGCGCGCCGTGTTCGAGATCGGCATGAATGCGCCGGGCGAGATCGCGCCGCTGTCGCGCTTCGTCGCCCCCCACGCCGCCTGCGTCACCACGGTCGGTCCGGTCCATATCGAGGCCTTCGCAGACGGCGAGGCCGGGGTCGCGCGTGAAAAGGCGACCATCTTCCAGGGTCTGGTCCCGGGCGGTGCGGCGGTGGCGAACGGCGACGTCGCCTTCTCGGCTATCCTGTGCGATGCGGCCAAGGCGGTCGGCGCGCGTTTGCTGACGTTCGGATCCGACGCCGGCCATGACGCTCGCCTGCTGGACTTCCGGCCGGACGCAGAGGGCGCGGCGGTGGCCGCCGAACTGTTCGGGCGACGCATCGACTATCGCCTGGCCCAGTCCGGCGCCCATTGGGGCCTGAATAGCCTGTGCGTCCTCTTGATGCTCGACGCCCTGGACGTGTCGCTGGAGACGGGCCTGGAGGCCCTCGCGGGGGTCCAGCCTCTGGCCGGACGCGGCCAGACCCGCACGGTCACGACGCCGGACGGCGCCTTCACCCTGATTGACGAGAGCTACAACGCCAATCCCCTGTCCATGGCCGCCGGGTTCAAGACTTTGGGCGCGCGCTCGACCTCGGGCCGCCGCGTGGTGGTGCTGACCGACATGCTGGAACTGGGCGAGCAGAGCCGCGACCTGCATGAAGGTCTCGCCGGCCCCATCGACGCCGCCGGCCTCGACCTCGTCCACGCCGCCGGGCTCGAGATGCGCTGGCTGTACGACGCGCTGCCGGTCTCGCGACGCGGCGTCTGGCGCGCGACGGCGGCGGAACTGGCGGCCGAGGCGGCCCTGCTGGTCGCGCCCGGCGACATCGTCATGGTCAAGGGCTCGAACGGCTCCAAGGCCTCGCTGGTGGCAAAGGCGCTGGCCGATCTTCAAGGCCGCGACACGCCGCCCGCGACGCGATAG
- the mraY gene encoding phospho-N-acetylmuramoyl-pentapeptide-transferase, protein MFYLLYLYYADVAHQYPLLNLVQYQTVRVALAMATAMIVAVAMGSRFINWIRAKQGRGQPIRDDGPVSHLSKVGTPTMGGLMILAGIGVAVLLWGDLTNPYIWIVSFVTAAFGVLGFIDDYAKVTKQTSAGLTSKQKLLAQTVVAVVAGVLTVLWMTVSPTSPGLETSIAFPFFKAVLLNIGWFYVAFAAFTIVGFSNAVNLTDGLDGLATVPVMMAAGAFGVISYLAGNFVFAQYLQVHHVPGAGELAIFCAAMIGGGAGFLWYNAPPAKIFMGDTGSLALGGALGAIAVTTKHELVLGIVGGLFVMEAASVMIQVGYYKLTKKRIFLMAPVHHHFEKMGWPESTVVIRFWIIAGALALLGLSTLKLR, encoded by the coding sequence ATGTTCTATCTGCTCTATCTCTACTACGCCGACGTGGCGCACCAGTATCCGCTGCTGAACCTGGTTCAGTACCAGACGGTGCGCGTGGCCCTCGCCATGGCCACCGCCATGATCGTCGCCGTCGCCATGGGCAGCCGCTTCATCAACTGGATCCGCGCCAAACAGGGCCGGGGCCAGCCGATCCGCGACGACGGCCCGGTGTCCCACCTGTCCAAGGTCGGCACCCCTACCATGGGCGGTCTGATGATCCTGGCCGGCATCGGCGTGGCGGTGCTGCTCTGGGGCGACCTGACCAACCCCTACATCTGGATCGTCAGCTTCGTGACGGCGGCATTCGGCGTGCTGGGCTTCATCGACGACTACGCCAAGGTGACCAAACAGACTTCGGCCGGCCTGACCTCGAAACAGAAGCTCCTGGCCCAGACCGTCGTCGCCGTCGTCGCCGGCGTCCTGACCGTGCTGTGGATGACCGTCTCGCCGACCTCGCCGGGGCTCGAGACGTCGATCGCCTTCCCCTTCTTTAAGGCCGTGCTGCTGAACATCGGCTGGTTCTATGTGGCGTTCGCGGCGTTCACCATCGTCGGCTTCTCCAATGCGGTGAACCTGACCGACGGTCTGGACGGGCTGGCGACCGTGCCGGTGATGATGGCGGCGGGCGCGTTCGGCGTGATCAGCTACCTCGCCGGCAACTTCGTCTTCGCCCAGTATCTTCAGGTCCACCACGTGCCTGGCGCGGGCGAACTGGCCATCTTCTGCGCGGCCATGATCGGCGGCGGCGCGGGCTTTCTCTGGTACAATGCCCCGCCGGCCAAGATCTTCATGGGCGACACCGGTTCGCTGGCTCTGGGCGGCGCGCTGGGCGCCATCGCCGTCACCACCAAGCACGAACTGGTCCTGGGCATCGTCGGCGGCCTGTTCGTCATGGAGGCCGCCTCGGTCATGATCCAGGTCGGCTATTACAAGCTGACGAAGAAGCGCATCTTCCTGATGGCGCCGGTCCACCACCATTTCGAGAAGATGGGCTGGCCGGAATCCACCGTCGTCATCCGCTTCTGGATCATCGCCGGCGCCCTGGCCCTGCTGGGCCTGTCGACGCTGAAGCTGCGCTGA
- the murD gene encoding UDP-N-acetylmuramoyl-L-alanine--D-glutamate ligase codes for MIPVPGFEGRRVAVFGLGRSGITAARALQAGGAIPVLWDDGEAGRAQAKGEGFTVEDLAAADWSDFAALVLSPGAPLTHPRPHWTVDLARAAGVPVLGDIELFARALASYSSSSSGLTGGPRVVAITGTNGKSTTTALIGWVLRSSGLTVHVGGNIGVGVLALPEPTPGAVYVIEVSSYQLDLTTTFAPDVAILTNISPDHLDRHGGMDGYVAAKARIFANQGRDNLALVGVDDSWGQGIASERSQRVIAISSSAHPREGGDPGLSSGDDAEDQRLAPSLPVERPQNWVPAFAGMSGIKAVPGAIWSEGRKLVNLTAARSLPGRHNAQNAAFAYATARALGLDHDAAVAGLLSFPGLAHRMEAVGRLGSVRFINDSKATNADAARQALASYPSVFWIAGGVPKAGGIADLADLFPRIAKAYLIGDAAAAFAETLADTPHVIARTLDAAVAAAAVDAASAGGDQIVLLSPACASFDQFKDFEARGEAFRAAVLALGTVPETAS; via the coding sequence ATGATCCCCGTTCCCGGCTTTGAAGGCAGGCGGGTCGCGGTCTTCGGCCTGGGACGGTCGGGGATCACGGCCGCACGCGCCCTTCAGGCCGGGGGCGCGATACCGGTCCTGTGGGACGACGGCGAGGCCGGCCGGGCGCAGGCGAAAGGCGAGGGTTTCACGGTCGAGGACCTGGCTGCCGCCGACTGGTCCGACTTCGCCGCCCTGGTTCTGTCGCCCGGCGCGCCGCTGACCCATCCCAGGCCGCACTGGACCGTGGACCTGGCCCGCGCGGCCGGCGTGCCCGTCCTCGGCGACATCGAACTGTTCGCCCGCGCCCTGGCCTCGTATTCGTCGTCATCCTCCGGCTTGACCGGGGGACCGCGCGTCGTCGCCATCACCGGCACGAACGGCAAGTCCACCACCACCGCCCTGATCGGCTGGGTGCTGAGGTCGTCGGGCCTGACGGTCCACGTCGGCGGCAATATCGGCGTCGGCGTCCTGGCCTTGCCCGAACCGACGCCGGGCGCCGTCTATGTGATCGAGGTCTCCAGCTACCAGCTGGACCTGACCACGACCTTCGCCCCCGATGTCGCCATCCTGACCAACATCAGCCCGGACCACCTGGACCGCCACGGCGGCATGGACGGCTATGTCGCGGCCAAGGCGCGTATCTTCGCCAATCAGGGACGGGATAATTTGGCTCTGGTGGGTGTGGACGACAGCTGGGGGCAGGGGATCGCATCTGAACGCTCCCAACGCGTCATCGCTATTTCCTCCTCCGCTCATCCCCGCGAAGGCGGGGACCCAGGGCTTTCGTCAGGAGACGATGCCGAGGATCAACGTCTTGCCCCATCCCTACCTGTGGAGCGCCCACAGAACTGGGTCCCCGCCTTTGCGGGGATGAGCGGCATCAAGGCTGTCCCCGGCGCGATCTGGAGCGAAGGTCGCAAACTCGTAAACCTCACCGCCGCCCGCTCGCTTCCCGGCCGTCACAACGCCCAGAACGCCGCCTTCGCCTATGCGACCGCCCGCGCGCTCGGTCTGGATCACGACGCCGCCGTCGCCGGCCTGCTGTCCTTCCCCGGCCTGGCGCACCGCATGGAGGCGGTCGGCCGCCTCGGCTCCGTGCGCTTCATCAACGATTCCAAGGCCACCAACGCCGACGCCGCCCGTCAGGCCCTGGCCTCCTATCCGTCCGTCTTCTGGATCGCCGGCGGCGTGCCCAAGGCCGGGGGCATCGCGGACCTCGCCGACCTCTTCCCCCGCATCGCCAAAGCCTATCTGATCGGCGACGCGGCAGCGGCCTTCGCCGAAACACTTGCTGATACGCCCCACGTCATCGCCCGCACCCTCGACGCCGCCGTGGCCGCCGCCGCCGTCGATGCAGCCTCCGCCGGCGGCGACCAGATCGTCCTTCTGTCCCCCGCCTGCGCCAGCTTCGATCAGTTCAAGGACTTCGAGGCGCGCGGCGAGGCCTTCCGCGCCGCCGTTCTGGCTCTCGGCACCGTCCCGGAAACCGCGTCATGA